A single window of Haliotis asinina isolate JCU_RB_2024 chromosome 5, JCU_Hal_asi_v2, whole genome shotgun sequence DNA harbors:
- the LOC137283920 gene encoding uncharacterized protein, producing MAEPVFVHEKLQAMRTQNHEKLQVLITMFFFTKLIDKQFWFIIHSDPHWYKVDGCRTRKTLIGMKEFGINRNSRSTQEHLTQLNMMVFPLLLMFVNIWSVCCLMAIPKTMFKINSISSSKPGYVTKLEESTQKLESKQDELNTELKNVSSRVDDLSGRLDTTKTSCTCKQEIEHAAPENGEHEKAMARLEDQIAELKESMLSLANANAAKSEDSSDKVRRLEKMVHDISIKCEDTENTIGDLTESTARLTAFVNRVLYKVAAFISTVNQAASDDKVSLRIDGSSETYSIENINDQKREAGQVNEVFFHSVSLGAINSVYMELHGTDGWNIEKVTIDEVYSGQVYTFNYHAWVDDTDGPQSATLSLTSTYNHVNK from the exons ATGGCAGAACCGGTGTTTGTCCATGAAAAACTACAAGCCATGAGGACCCAGAACCATGAAAAGTTGCAGGTCCTGATCACAATGT TTTTCTTCACGAAACTGATTGACAAACAATTTTGGTTCATCATACATTCTGATCCACACTGGTACAAGGTGGACGGTTGCAGAACGCGAAAAACACTCATCGGCATGAAGGAGTTTGGAATCAACAGAAACTCGAGGTCAACGCAAGAACATCTCACGCAG CTGAATATGATGGTTTTCCCTCTGCTTTTGATGTTCGTCAATATTTGGTCTGTGTGTTGTCTCATGGCAATACCAAAGACTATGTTCAAAATAAATTCTATTTCAAGTAGTAAACCCGGGTATGTGACAAAACTGGAAGAGTCGACTCAGAAACTGGAGTCAAAACAAG ATGAGTTGAACACGGAGTTAAAGAATGTATCTTCCCGAGTTGATGACCTATCAGGAAGGCTTGACACAACAAAAACCAGCTGCACCTGTAAGCAAG AAATAGAACATGCAGCGCCAGAAAACGGTGAACATGAGAAAGCAATGGCACGTCTTGAAGACCAGATCGCAGAACTGAAGGAATCGATGTTGTCCCTGGCTAATGCAAATGCAGCCAAATCGGAAGATTCTTCAGACAAAGTCCGAAGACTGGAGAAAATGGTTCACGATATTTCCATTAAGTGTGAAGACACCGAAAACACTATCGGAGACCTTACTGAATCAACAGCCAGGTTGACTGCATTCGTAAACC GTGTTTTGTACAAGGTGGCGGCCTTTATCAGTACAGTGAACCAGGCGGCGTCAGATGACAAGGTTTCCTTGAGAATTGACGGATCTTCAGAAACGTACAGTATCGAAAACATAAACGACCAGAAACGTGAGGCTGGAca AGTGAACGAGGTATTCTTCCACTCCGTATCACTTGGCGCAATAAACAGCGTATACATGGAGCTGCACGGCACCGATGGCTGGAACATAGAGAAG GTGACTATTGACGAAGTGTATTCAGGACAGGTATATACGTTCAACTACCATGCCTGGGTTGATGATACTGATGGTCCCCAGAGCGCTACCCTGTCGCTGACATCCACCTACAACCATGTCAACAAATAG
- the LOC137284212 gene encoding uncharacterized protein: MAGRPASVGPDSSSSSTIDLPSLNVSKLTPHPEEWTLPHEWNIEKREMYQSWKMDVQNQIANLATSLDKSLQHFPHPEVGQGFNYQDEIEKAQMEKLKQERERKAGNTLVYGLARSTCAGRR; this comes from the exons ATGGCCGGGCGACCAGCGAGCGTGGGTCCTGACTCTTCCAGCAGCTCCACCATAGATCTCCCCTCTCTCAACGTCAGCAAACTGACGCCGCACCCGGAGGAGTGGACGCTACCCCACGAGTGGAATATTGAGAAGAGGGAGATGTACCAG AGTTGGAAGATGGATGTCCAAAATCAAATAGCAAATCTCGCCACGTCTTTG GACAAATCTCTACAACATTTCCCACATCCAGAAGTAGGACAGGGGTTCAACTACCAGGATGAAATAGAAAAGGCCCAGATGGAAAAACTGAAACAGGAACGAGAGAGAAAAGCTGGTAACACCCTTGTGTATGGACTTGCGAGATCTACGTGTGCAGGAAGGCGATAG